One Metamycoplasma canadense DNA segment encodes these proteins:
- the whiA gene encoding DNA-binding protein WhiA encodes MENKTFTSQIKEELISRNFKKQDKLNLLSGFLATAKYENKYAKLIFNNKLLLEFLKNILVEFNIQFKQERKNNILINIEKFENTKLKFERDYFSGIFLSSGSISNFKSLSNHLELKFYDFEKAIECLNTLNKYNLEFKLLKRQNHFLIYVKKIEHICDFLKAIEAINSYYQLEEYKIERDYYNNINRITNFDIYNQQRIANANIQFLENYEFIVKNKLNIFFTKDEMKFFKIKKNNLDSSLMDLVKLIAKLNIKKSRSSLNHSLIKLKNIVNKYKIKKN; translated from the coding sequence ATGGAAAATAAAACATTTACCTCTCAAATTAAAGAAGAATTAATTTCTCGAAATTTTAAAAAGCAAGATAAGCTTAATTTATTAAGCGGTTTTTTAGCTACCGCTAAATATGAAAACAAATATGCAAAATTAATTTTTAATAATAAACTATTATTGGAGTTTTTAAAAAATATTTTGGTTGAATTTAACATTCAATTTAAACAAGAAAGAAAAAATAATATTTTAATAAATATTGAAAAATTCGAAAATACAAAACTTAAATTTGAACGTGATTATTTCTCTGGAATTTTTTTATCTTCCGGTTCGATTTCGAATTTTAAAAGTCTATCTAATCATTTAGAGTTGAAATTTTATGATTTTGAAAAAGCAATTGAATGTTTAAATACATTAAATAAATACAATTTAGAATTTAAACTTTTAAAAAGACAAAATCATTTTTTAATTTATGTAAAAAAAATTGAACATATTTGTGATTTTTTAAAGGCAATTGAAGCTATAAATTCTTATTATCAATTAGAGGAGTATAAAATTGAACGGGATTATTATAATAATATAAACAGGATTACTAATTTTGATATTTATAATCAACAAAGAATCGCAAATGCTAATATTCAATTTTTAGAAAATTACGAATTTATAGTTAAAAATAAATTAAATATTTTTTTTACAAAAGATGAAATGAAGTTTTTTAAAATTAAAAAAAATAATTTAGATAGTAGTCTAATGGATTTAGTCAAATTAATTGCTAAATTAAATATTAAAAAATCTCGTTCATCTTTAAATCATTCTTTAATAAAACTAAAAAATATAGTTAATAAGTACAAAATTAAAAAAAATTAA